One genomic segment of Desulfomicrobium sp. ZS1 includes these proteins:
- a CDS encoding response regulator, with translation MSANILVIDDEESIRFTFCKFLAEKGNKVSTSKNLLDSISKMKETIYDVIIVDIILGDGCGLDVLKKVDRNEVETQVIIMTAYPTMETIDMSFKMHAADYIIKPIRQNELISSVNNIIQSKLSLRKNSIEKNEIFV, from the coding sequence ATGAGCGCAAACATACTTGTCATTGATGACGAAGAATCCATTCGATTCACATTTTGTAAATTTCTGGCCGAGAAAGGGAATAAAGTCAGCACATCGAAAAATTTATTGGACTCTATCTCAAAAATGAAAGAGACAATTTACGATGTGATAATTGTTGATATTATTCTCGGTGATGGGTGTGGATTGGATGTCTTAAAAAAAGTTGATCGCAACGAAGTTGAAACTCAGGTGATCATAATGACGGCATATCCGACCATGGAAACAATTGACATGAGTTTCAAAATGCACGCTGCGGATTATATTATAAAGCCAATAAGGCAGAATGAACTTATTTCTTCTGTAAACAATATCATACAGAGTAAATTGTCGTTGCGTAAGAATAGTATTGAAAAAAATGAAATTTTTGTATAA